In a genomic window of Roseofilum capinflatum BLCC-M114:
- the groES gene encoding co-chaperone GroES, which translates to MAAVSLSVSTVKPLGDRVFVKISEAEEKTAGGIILPDNAKEKPQVGEIVQVGPGKRNDDGSRQEPEVKIGDKVLYSKYAGTDIKLGNEDYVLLSEKDILAVVS; encoded by the coding sequence ATGGCAGCAGTATCCCTGAGTGTTTCTACAGTTAAACCCCTTGGCGATCGCGTTTTTGTCAAAATCAGCGAAGCCGAAGAAAAAACCGCCGGTGGTATCATTCTGCCTGATAACGCCAAAGAGAAACCCCAAGTAGGAGAAATTGTCCAAGTTGGCCCGGGCAAACGCAACGATGACGGTTCCCGTCAAGAGCCAGAAGTGAAAATTGGCGATAAAGTTCTCTACTCTAAATATGCTGGAACTGACATCAAACTCGGCAACGAAGACTATGTTCTGTTGTCTGAAAAAGACATTCTTGCTGTAGTAAGCTAA
- the groL gene encoding chaperonin GroEL (60 kDa chaperone family; promotes refolding of misfolded polypeptides especially under stressful conditions; forms two stacked rings of heptamers to form a barrel-shaped 14mer; ends can be capped by GroES; misfolded proteins enter the barrel where they are refolded when GroES binds), producing the protein MAKRIIYNENARRALEKGMDTLAEAVAVTLGPKGRNVVLEKKFGAPQIVNDGVTIAKEIELEDHVENTGVSLIRQAASKTNDAAGDGTTTATVLAHAMVKAGLRNVAAGANPIALKRGIDKATGFLVDKIAGQARQIEDSKAIAQVGSISAGNDEEVGTMIAEAMDKVGKEGVISLEEGKSMTTELEITEGMRFDKGYISPYFATDTERMEAVLDEPYILITDKKITLVQDLVPVLEQVARSGKPLLIIAEDIEKEALATLVVNRLRGVLNVAAVKAPGFGDRRKAMLEDIAVLTGGQVITEDAGLKIDTAKLEQLGQARRITLTKDNTTIVAEGNEKEVKARCEQIRRQMDETDSSYDKEKLQERLAKLAGGVAVIKVGAATETEMKDRKLRLEDAINATKAAVEEGIVPGGGTTLAHLAPGLEEWANANLSNEELTGALIVGNALVAPLMRIAENAGQNGAVIAERVKEKDFNVGYNAADNTFADMFAAGIVDPAKVTRSALQNAASIAGMVLTTECIVVDKPEPKDNAPAGAGMGGDFDY; encoded by the coding sequence ATGGCAAAACGCATCATCTATAACGAAAACGCTCGTCGCGCCCTGGAAAAGGGAATGGACACCCTGGCTGAAGCAGTAGCGGTTACCCTGGGCCCTAAAGGCCGGAATGTGGTTCTAGAGAAAAAATTTGGCGCTCCCCAAATCGTCAATGATGGGGTAACTATTGCTAAGGAAATCGAACTCGAAGACCATGTAGAAAATACGGGGGTTTCCTTAATCCGTCAAGCGGCTTCTAAAACTAACGATGCTGCCGGTGATGGAACCACCACTGCTACCGTATTAGCCCATGCCATGGTTAAGGCCGGTCTGCGTAACGTGGCTGCTGGTGCTAACCCCATTGCCCTGAAGCGCGGTATTGATAAAGCGACCGGTTTCTTGGTGGATAAAATTGCCGGTCAGGCCCGTCAAATTGAAGACTCCAAGGCGATCGCTCAAGTGGGTTCTATCTCCGCCGGTAACGACGAAGAAGTAGGCACAATGATTGCCGAAGCCATGGATAAAGTGGGTAAAGAAGGGGTCATTTCCTTGGAAGAAGGAAAATCTATGACCACCGAACTGGAAATCACCGAAGGGATGCGCTTCGATAAGGGCTATATTTCTCCTTACTTCGCCACCGATACCGAGCGTATGGAAGCGGTTCTCGATGAGCCTTACATCCTGATCACCGATAAGAAAATCACCCTGGTGCAAGATCTCGTACCGGTTCTAGAGCAAGTAGCTCGCTCTGGTAAACCCCTGCTGATCATTGCTGAAGACATCGAGAAAGAAGCCCTAGCGACCCTGGTTGTGAACCGTCTGCGCGGTGTGCTGAATGTAGCGGCAGTTAAAGCCCCTGGTTTTGGCGATCGCCGTAAAGCCATGCTCGAAGATATTGCTGTCCTCACGGGCGGTCAAGTGATCACGGAAGATGCTGGGCTAAAAATTGATACAGCCAAACTTGAGCAACTGGGTCAAGCCCGTCGTATTACTCTCACCAAAGACAACACCACCATTGTTGCTGAAGGTAACGAAAAAGAAGTTAAAGCCCGTTGCGAACAAATCCGCCGTCAAATGGATGAAACGGATTCTTCCTATGACAAGGAAAAACTGCAAGAGCGGTTAGCTAAACTCGCCGGTGGGGTTGCCGTCATTAAAGTGGGTGCAGCCACCGAAACCGAAATGAAAGACCGCAAACTGCGCCTCGAAGATGCCATCAACGCCACCAAAGCTGCCGTTGAAGAAGGTATCGTTCCCGGTGGTGGTACAACCCTGGCTCATCTGGCTCCTGGCTTAGAAGAATGGGCTAACGCTAACCTGAGCAATGAAGAACTTACCGGTGCGTTAATCGTCGGTAATGCTCTGGTTGCTCCCCTGATGCGGATTGCTGAGAATGCTGGTCAAAACGGTGCAGTCATCGCTGAACGGGTGAAAGAGAAAGACTTCAACGTAGGCTACAATGCTGCGGATAACACCTTTGCTGATATGTTTGCAGCCGGTATTGTTGACCCTGCGAAAGTGACTCGCTCGGCTTTGCAAAACGCCGCTTCTATTGCTGGTATGGTATTGACCACCGAATGTATTGTTGTGGACAAGCCTGAACCCAAGGATAACGCTCCGGCTGGTGCAGG